The Streptomyces luteogriseus genome includes a window with the following:
- a CDS encoding ABC transporter substrate-binding protein: protein MSYLPAAPASPARRALLRGALGLGTAAALTACGGGSTTPRTSGDVTLGLWTHDPGYERFFAKGIPDADRTGDFRYHLRVTRAGAPDVVTKLLAQAVAGRGTPDLVGFEIGSFPRMLRGDIAERLLHDFTPDIEAVPGLKEDLLPARTAPFSRDGRVYAFDSDTPMVVYFHRRDLFEKYGLPEDVATWEEFAEAGARVHRDHGASMCVVSTVGSDPGQVVQSFQMLLYQRGGAFFDADGTLVLDSPEAEEVLRFLCEGLRSGFVVEVSDYYGAGIQTALKAGRVIGLPMAIWYKNYGLVTNVPEQKGRWRVRALPRFAGGGGVTAALGGTGFGVVEGKPNTRAATEFLFRTWLTHEGQVRRFTETGYLPTRRSVYEDSRLGAYADDFCGGQRLFGLYRSLLPDVPPFHQSPDQSILYDVLGGNLLRAYHGDLSPRQALKQTARDFRDQAGR, encoded by the coding sequence GTGTCGTACCTTCCGGCAGCACCCGCCTCTCCGGCCCGCCGCGCCCTGCTGCGCGGTGCCCTCGGCCTCGGCACGGCCGCCGCCCTGACCGCCTGCGGCGGCGGCAGCACCACGCCCCGCACCTCCGGCGACGTCACCCTCGGCCTGTGGACCCACGATCCGGGCTACGAGAGGTTCTTCGCGAAGGGCATCCCGGACGCCGACCGCACCGGCGACTTCCGCTACCACCTGAGGGTCACCCGGGCCGGCGCCCCGGACGTCGTCACCAAGCTCCTCGCCCAGGCCGTCGCCGGACGCGGTACACCCGATCTCGTCGGCTTCGAGATCGGCAGCTTCCCGCGCATGCTGCGCGGTGACATCGCCGAGCGGCTGCTGCACGACTTCACCCCCGACATCGAGGCGGTGCCCGGGCTGAAGGAGGACCTGCTGCCGGCCCGCACCGCTCCCTTCAGCCGGGACGGCCGCGTCTACGCCTTCGACTCGGACACCCCGATGGTCGTCTACTTCCACCGCCGGGACCTCTTCGAGAAGTACGGCCTGCCCGAGGACGTGGCGACCTGGGAGGAGTTCGCCGAGGCCGGCGCGCGGGTGCACCGGGACCACGGGGCGTCGATGTGCGTCGTCTCCACGGTCGGCAGCGACCCCGGCCAGGTCGTGCAGTCCTTCCAGATGCTGCTCTACCAGCGCGGCGGCGCCTTCTTCGACGCCGACGGCACGCTGGTCCTGGACTCACCGGAGGCCGAGGAGGTGCTGCGGTTCCTCTGCGAGGGGCTGCGCAGCGGCTTCGTCGTCGAGGTCTCCGACTACTACGGCGCCGGCATACAGACCGCGCTGAAGGCCGGCCGGGTCATCGGACTGCCCATGGCCATCTGGTACAAGAACTACGGCCTGGTGACCAACGTGCCCGAGCAGAAGGGCAGATGGCGGGTGCGGGCGCTGCCGCGGTTCGCGGGCGGCGGCGGGGTGACCGCCGCGCTCGGCGGCACCGGCTTCGGCGTCGTCGAGGGCAAGCCAAACACCCGGGCGGCGACGGAGTTCCTCTTCAGGACCTGGCTCACGCACGAGGGCCAGGTGCGGCGGTTCACCGAGACCGGGTATCTGCCCACCCGGCGGTCGGTGTACGAGGATTCGCGGCTGGGGGCGTACGCGGACGACTTCTGCGGGGGGCAGCGGCTGTTCGGGCTGTACCGGTCGCTGCTGCCGGATGTTCCGCCGTTTCATCAGAGTCCCGACCAGTCGATTCTCTACGACGTGCTCGGGGGGAATCTGCTGCGGGCGTATCACGGGGATCTGTCGCCTCGGCAGGCGCTGAAGCAGACGGCGAGGGATTTTCGTGACCAGGCCGGGCGGTAG